Below is a genomic region from Fischerella sp. PCC 9605.
TATTTCGCTTTCAGCATGGTTAGCTGTAGGACAGTCAATGGCGTACAGTCCTCTAGCAAGGGAAGCAAAAGAGAGATTAATATTAGTTCAACAGGAATCTCCTCAAGAAGAAGCACAACCAGAAAAGTCTCCTCAAGAAGAAGCACAACCAGAAAAGTCTCCTCAAGAAGAAGCGCAACCAGAAAAGTCTTCTAAAGAAGAAGCACAACCAGAACAGTCTCCTCAAGAAGAAGCGCAACCAGAAAAGTCTTCTAAAGAAGAAGCACAACCAGAACAGTCTCCTCAAGAAGAAGCGCAACCAGAAGAGGAATTGCCTTTGTCAGAGGCAAAAAAATCTCTAGAAGAGGAAATCAATAAGAAGTATGAAGAATGGGAATCTCAAAGAACAAGCAGCGAAATCTCCCACAGCTTCTCTGCGATCATCACAATTGTTATGACAGTTTTGATTGCAATGTTGGGAATTGGACTACTTACGCTTCCTTACGGAAAGCAAATGATTATAACTTTTGCAATTATCGCAGTTCTCATTCAATTTAATGTGAATATATTTCTGCTCCACAAAAGCCTTGGTGGATACAAAATTTTGGAACAACAGGGCTTAACGATCAAAAGCAAGCTGGTGTCTGTTAGGACAAATGAAGAGTTAAAGGAGATTCGAGAACAGTTTCAAGAATTAACCCTGGAATCTATAAACATTGAGTAGACCAAAGATTTCTGCGATCGCTCTGAAGAAGTGACTTGCTTCAGCTTATTTTGAATGAGTTTAAGCTTTATCTTCCTAGCGGATAAAATAACTCTTTCAAAGTTCTAGTTTCGGAGAGTGACAGAAGAGGACTATTGGGCGCGTGATTATCTGAAAAATAACCAGAAGGTAAAACAGAGCGATCGCTACCTCTGCGACGACATCCTTAATCAAAAATAAAATGCGATCGCTCTATCAAACCCTAACTTCAACTGCCCTTTGTCCAACCACTTCTGGCGCATTTACCTGCAAACTCATGTTGTCGGAGTGAAAACTTAGAAAAGGCTGACCCAAACCTATCTCAGAAAAAGGACTTTCAGCTGGGACTTCTATCTTAGAACCAATTAAACCCAAACGCGCTTCTAATTCAGCAGAGAACAAAAGCACATCAGCATTAATGGTACTGAAACTAGACCCCCTAAACTTCTGCGGCCACGCCAACCAGGGCTGATTATATTTAAATTTACACAGCATTCTGTCACCTTGACGGACAGTAACGCGACGATCGCTTTCCCAACTAAACTCAGCTAATTCCTTTGGTAGTCCCCAGATCTCCCGACCACCAACCACTGAATCAGGATTATCTACATATATATGAGAAACCCAAGCACCAACTTTCCCTTGATAGCTCACCAAGGCAGGCGCAACAATTAACTCGTTATACTCTAATGCCGATCCTGGACTGTAATAGGAGAAATACACACCACCCACTGTTCTACCAGGCCACACAGTTTTAATGTCTAATTCTTTGGGAATCAGGTGGCGTACGCGGTCAACGTCGAGTAAATGCAAGGTCAGGAGAGCGTAGCCTTTCAGTGTCCAAGGTGCTGATGGGTATCCCATTTTTATTACTTGAATATTGATAACACTAATAACTAATTACTGCACGGGCGGAATGCATTGTACGCCTACTAACTATTATTTAACTATCAAATCAAAAAATAACCACCCAAAGGTATACCTTGAGTGGTTATTGTTAATTACTCATTAGCTGGACTTAGCTTTTTGGTTGTTAGCTACTAACTACTAACTACTAACCAATGTAGAGACGTGCCATGGCACGTCTCTACAACCACTAACTACTTACTTAGACTCAGTGAAATCTGCGTCAATTACATCATCACCACTACCAGAGGAGGAAGCGCCATCAGAGGTGCCTGTAGGGCCAGCAGAAGCGCCACCACCAGCTTGTTGATAGATGTTGCTACCAACAGCGAACAGTGCTTGTTGTAGTTCTGGCATCAGCTTCTTGATCTGCTCATCGTCTTCTTTGGAGATAGCATCCCGCAGGTCTTTCACCAAACCTTCGACTTTGCTCTTGTCGGCTGCGTTGACTTTATCACCCAATTCTTGCAACTGTTTCTCGGCTTGGTATGCCAAGGAGTCAGCTTGGTTTTTGCGGTCAATTTTCTCACGACGTGCTTTGTCCTCTGATGCATGAGATTCGGCTTCTTTGACCATCCGCTCAACGTCAGACTTATCGAGAGTTGAAGCACCAGTAATGCTGATGGATTGTTCTTTACCTGTACCTTTGTCTTTAGCAGTGACGTTGAGGATACCGTTAGCGTCAATATCAAACACTACTTCGATTTGGGGTACGCCGCGTGGTGCGGGAGGGATACCATCAAGGCGGAAGGTTCCCAGGCTCTTATTATCGCTTGCCATTTCCCGTTCGCCTTGGAGGACGTGAATTTCTACATTCGTTTGACCATCCACGGCGGTGGAGAAGACTTCTGACTTCTTGGTAGGAATGGTGGTGTTGCGGGGAATAATCTTGGTCATCACGCCACCCAAGGTTTCTACACCCAAGGACAGCGGTGTTACATCTAACAGCAAGATACCCGTGACATCACCAGCAAGCACACCAGCTTGAATTGCTGCACCAACTGCTACCACTTCATCAGGGTTAACGCTTTGGTTTGGTTCTTTAGCCAATATCCGCTTCACTACGTCTTGGACGGCGGGAATACGGGTAGAACCACCGACCAGCACGACTTCATCAATGTCGTTCTTTGTTAACTTAGCATCGCGCAGAGCATTTTCTACAGGAACGCGGCAGCGATCGATTAAATCTGAGCAGAGTTCTTCAAATTTAGCGCGTGTCAGCGTCATGTCCAGGTGCTTGGGCCCGTCCTGGGTAGCGGTGATAAATGGCAGGTTGATTTCTGCTTGGGTGACGCTAGAAAGTTCAATCTTGGCTTTTTCTGCGGCTTCAGTCAGACGCTGTAAAGCTTGTCTGTCTTTACGCAAATCAATACCTTCGTCTTTCTTAAATGCTTCCGCTAAATAGTCAACGATTTTCTTATCGAAGTCGTCACCACCAAGGTGGGTATCACCAGAGGTAGCTAAAACTTCAAATACACCTTCACCGACTTCGAGGATGGATACGTCGAAAGTACCACCACCAAGGTCAAATACTAGAATGGTTTCGTTGCTCTTTTTGTCAAAGCCGTATGCTAGAGAAGCGGCGGTAGGTTCGTTGATAATCCGCAGCACTTCAATCCCAGCAATTTTACCAGCGTCTTTGGTAGCTTGGCGCTGGGAGTCGTTGAAGTAAGCAGGAACGGTGATTACTGCTTGAGTTACGGTTTCACCGATGTATTTGCTAGCGTCTTCTACTAGCTTGCGAAGAACTTGGGCGGAAATTTCTTCTGGCGCGAACTGCTTACCAGCTACAGGACAATCTAATTTAACATTACCGCTGCTATCGCGCAGCACTTTGTAAGAAACTTCTGTAGCTTCATGAGTAACTTCATCAAAGCGGCGTCCAATGAAGCGTTTTACCGAATAAAAGGTATTTTCGGGGTTCATGACCGCTTGCCGCTTGGCGATTTGGCCCACCAAGCGATCGCCATTCTTGGCAAATGCCACAACTGACGGTGTTGTCCGAAAACCTTCTGCGTTGGCAATAACCGTGGGTTTACCACCTTCCATTACTGCGACGCAGGAGTTTGTCGTACCTAAGTCAATTCCAACTACTTTTGCCATTGTAGGTGCTGGCTCCGTATAACTACAAATGAATGAATGGGAGTATAAAGGGCTAATTTTTGGACTAACTGATTTAATAAAGCAGCTAGTCCAGCATTAATACCTTTGGTTTTACTAGGGTAAAAACCCAAGATTATGCTGATGATATATATACTGAGCCTGTGTAACCAGTCGATGAAGGGTGGTTTTCCGAACCTGATTAAGGACGGTTATGCTTCATGTTTCTAGTTGGCTCATATATTTATTTGCCTTCACTTCGTCTAATGTATGAGAATTAATACTTCTAGAGATTCGGGTGAACCGTAATCTAATGGTGGTGTTTGCCGTCTTTTAGCAAACTGTAGAGGACGTAGAGAAATAAAGAAGGGGAATGCTAAGCCCACGCAGTTGCTTGTGCTTGGTTCATTAACTAAACAACACGTTCCCATATTGATCTCTGTGGCAAACTCGCCAAGCCTCTTGCCAAGCTTGCCAAGCAAGAGGATGTGGACATATTTCCGGGTAACTTGCCATTAATGTAAACGCGCTCAAAAGTGGCTTTTGCATAAAAACCTACGTGAAATTGTGTTATTCTTTGTAAATCTATTTATAAATTTATTTTTTCAAAAGATTATTAAACTACTAAAAATAAGGAATATAAAAAATGACTGTTGAAATGATAGAAAAAGGCGCTATCAGTGGCAGACCCTTTGATCCCTCAAAAGCAGGTGGCAAAATACTTAAGCTTTCTTATACCAAGGTAAAGATAACTAAAAAGGGTATTGATATTGTAAAAGCTCATGTCAGTAGATTCAATCCTATTGGTGATGAAGAGATGAGAATGGTAGAGCGATTAAGAAAAATAGCAGCAGGTGAACTCATTGCCGAACCAGTTGACCTGCGTTTTTATAGCCATGAACTCCGTGAGTATCTGAGGTATAAAAAACTTGACTTCCAAACTGGACAACCAAATGATCCTGATGAAGCTTATGAACTTTGGAATAATGCCCACACAGCAACACTAGAAGATTATGGTCTCAAAGAAGGACCTGGCATTTTATTTAAAGCTAACTTATAAGCAGGTAGTATTATAGAAATCAATGTAAGTGGGCAAAAAAATTGTATAGCCAGGTATAAAGCTTTTGTCCACTTAAGGAAAAGTAAAGTTTTTTAAATTGATAAAATCCTCTTAATTCAAAGGAGGAATAACCATGAAAGACTCAATCAAATTAACTCAACTGGAATTAGTGCTTCTTGAATTAGTAGCTAAAGGCGAGGGAAATTGGAGTTGGTATGAAATAGCGAGTTCACTTTCTCATATAGACGTGCCTAGAGAACCTGACATGATGGTGGTGTTGAAAAATTTGGCTGCTGAGGGTTTACTCAAACGATATGTGGAACCAGGTTCACCCCGCGATCGCTGGGAATTGACATCAGCAGGTAATAAAATCCTGATGGAAATTTCTTGAATGGTATGGCAAATCCTACCTCAAGCCTCAATTCTGAAGTGTATGGTTACGCTATCTCCTAGTTTGCAAGCCAGACTTACTACACCTCTTTTGATAGGAAACGTTGCTGTCAAAAGTCGTGTATTGCAATCACCTCTATCCGGAGTGACAGATTTGGTATTTCGTCGCTTGGTGCGTCGTTATGCGCCTGAGTCAATGATGTACACGGAAATGGTGAGTGCGACAGAGTTGCACCATGTCAAGCAAATGCCGAAAATCATGGAAGTAGACCCGAACGAACGACCAATTAGCATTCAGTTATTTGATTGTCGTCCTGATTTTATGGCAGAAGCAGCACGGAAGGCAGTAGAAGAAGGTGCTGATACTATTGATATTAATATGGGTTGCCCTGTCAACAAAATCACCAAAAAAGGTGGTGGTTCTTCTTTACTGCGGCAACCGAAAGTAGCTGAGGCAATTGTACAGGAAGTAGTAAAAGCCGTACATGTTCCAGTAACAGTTAAAACCCGTATAGGTTGGAATGATGAAGAAATAGTGATTCTCGATTTCGCCAAACGGATGCAGGATGCGGGAGCGCAAATGATTACAGTACACGGACGTACCCGCGCTCAAGGTTACAATGGTAACGCTCGTTGGGAATGGATAGGGCGGGTGAAAGAAGTGCTTTCTATCCCGGTGATTGCTAATGGCGATATTTTTTCTGTGGAAGCGGCGGTGCAGTGTTTGCAGCAAACGGGTGCTGATGGGGTGATGTGTTCCCGTGGAACTCTGGGTTATCCATTTTTGGTAGGTGAAATTGATTATTTTTTGAAAACAGGGGAAAATTTAGCGCCACCTACTCCGATTCAGCGCTTGGAATGTGCAAAAGAACACTTACAAGCACTTTGGGAATATAAAGGCGATCGCGGTATTCGTCAAGCTCGCAAGCACATGACTTGGTATGCGAAAGGCTTTGTTGGTGCTGGCCAGTTGCGTGCAGAGTTAAGTTTAATTGAATCTGTGCAGCAAGGCGTTGATTTAATCGATCGAGCGATCGCACAGTTGGTAAATGGATATGAAATTATCGAAGAAAATCAGTTAGCGATCGCACAGTAAGTGATTGGATTAGGTGATTGAGTTCAACTTAACATCGAAAGCGATTTCTGGTAAGGCACTTTGCAAGATTGTAGAACAGCAGGTTGGGAGCTAAAGTGAATTACTGGAAGTCATCACATTTATGCTAAAGAAGGTGTTGAAGAACTTACTTGATTTATGAACACAAAGATTACCCACCTACCACTTGAAGTAATTCGCAACGATGAAGCAAAGGCACTTGATCCAAAGGATGCCATTGCTGTGCATGAACTTCTAAATCGAGTATTTCTTGCAGAGGATAGTCGAGACGCTGATGCTCTGCGTCAATGCGTGACTGCGGATCTATCGCATCATCATTCGCTTTACGGAGCATTACATGGTCGTGAAGCCTTTGTCAATTGGGTATTGTCCAATCCGCAGTTTTTCGACGGACTTCGCCATCAGGCACTGAACGTGGTTACATCTTCAGAAGGCTCTGACAAAGGACGAGCCGTAAGCTATGTTCTTGTTTTTCAGCTTTTTTCCGCAGATGAAGCTCTAACTTCATTCTTGCCCAGACTCATTGCTCACGGTATAGTGCGAGACAGAATTGTGAAAGAAGATGGTAACTGGCGAATTGCTGAACGAATTTATGATCAGTTTTCTGTACTCGGAAGCCTGATCGCAGATAGTACTCTAAGGTCGAAAGCGAGTGAGCATCTTTCTCTGTAAAAAGGTATAACAACGCATTAAAATCGACAGACGAAAAATCCTGGTGTAGATGCAAAGGTTATCTGCCACTGATAGATCTAGACGTTAAGCTTAGTAGAAACAGCCGATCAAGGTTTAGCCTTGACAACCTTAAGTGTTTTTAGGTTAGCATCCGCACAACCGCTGATAAATCCGCCCATTGCTTGAATTTGTTGCAGATATTCCAATGCAGGTTTAGTAATAACTTCTCCTGGCATTAATACGGGAATTCCTGGGGGATAAGGACAAACAATTTCGGCACAAATGCGTCCCGCAGTTTCTTGGGTGGGTAATGTTTCTGTTGTGGCAAAAAAAGCTTCACGGGGCGAGATACGCATGGAATCCCCCATCTTAAAAAGATCATTACATAAAACCTCACCCCCAAACCCCCTCTCCTTCAAAGGAGAGGGGGCTAGTTTGGTAAAAGCTTGTACCAGCTGCTCAATATCATCCTGGGTGTTGCCCAAGCTGATGATAAAGGTGAGATGTTGCAGCGATGCAAATTCCGCTGTTACACCAAATTGTTGGTCGAGAATTTCTTCTGCGGCAAAGCCAGTCAAACCTAAACCAGAGACATTGACGCTTAAGCGTGTTTTGTCTAAAACGATAAAACCTGGAGATCCCCCCAACCCACGCCAGTCGCTACAACGGAACGGCAGGTGCTTCAAGTCGGCGAAGCGCAAGGGCGCACTGCCTCGGGAACCTCCGCAACGCGCTGGCTCCCCTTGAAAAGGGGGGCAAGAAAAACCTATTTCTCCACTGATAACCCAATCCCCAATCCCTAATCCCCAATCCCCAGTCCCCTTTTTAAGGGGGGACAAAGGGGGGATCTGCAAAACCGATAATCCCGGGATTTGTGCAATCCGCCTTCTTGCCTCATCCGCAAGTTGCAGCGTGCAGGATATCAATTCTTTGCCATGCAGCGCCATTTGTTGACGTGCTGCATCTAGGGAAGCTAAGAGTAAATAACTGGGACTGGTAGATTGTACTAGCTGCAACGCTTTACTGAGGCGATCGCGATCTATTCTGTCACCTTGAATATGCAGCATCGACGCTTGAGTCATAGCACCCAGCGTTTTATGAATGGATTGTACGGTTAAATCTGCGCCTGCTTGCAAGGCTGGGGTGGGTAATTGGGGATGAAAGGCAAAGTGGGCACCGTGGGCTTCGTCTACGAGTAAAGGGATATTATATTGGTGGGTAATTTGAGCGATCGCGTTTACATCTCCACAAACACCGTAGTAGGTAGGATAAACCATCATCACTGCTTTAGCGTCGGAATGCTGTTCTAGTGCTGCTTTGACGGCGGTGGGGGTGATGCTGTGGGCAATATCTAAAACTGGGTCGTATTCTGGATTGACAAAAACTGGCATAGCACCAGAGAGAATTAATCCTGCGATCGCTGAGGAATGAACATTACGCGGCAGAATGATTTTATCGCCAGTGCCGCAGGTGGCGAGAATAGCCGCCTCGATTCCACAAGTAGAACCATTGACAAGAAACCAAGTATGTGATGCACCGAAGGCTTCCGCTGCTAGCTGTTGTGCTTGTTGGATAACACCGCTAGGTGCAAAGAGATTATCCAACTCTGTTAATTCTGGTAAATCGGCACGAAATACGGCTTTGCCGAAAACATCAACTAACTTCGGGGAAATTCCCACACCCCGTTTATGTCCTGGAGTGTAAAAAGGTGCATGGGGACGTTCTGCACAGACTTTTAAGGTGTCTAGTAAAGGTGTTTGATTTTGATTGAGCATTTTACGACCATAGATGGACACAGATAAACCTTGCCCTTGAGCGATAGCGTAGACACCCGCAAGGGTGGCTTCCCGCTGGGTAGGGACAGATAAATTATCTAGATGTAACTAATTGGGAAGATGTCGGCACAGTAGCTTGTCATCTAGGTTGGAAAAGTCGAATAATTTAAAAAGACTTACCATGATTTATCCCAATCCCGATCCTCTACCTAACGAACCACAAATTCCCGACCCAGAACCGAATCCTTTACCACGTCCTGAACCAACACCAGGCCCAACAATTCCCCAACCAATACCACAACCTGTACCAGAACCCGTACCAAGACCAATACCACAACCTGTACCTGGGCCAGTTCCTCAAACAGTTCCCGGCCCGATTCCCCAGACAGTTCCCGAGCCAATTCCCCAAACAATCCCCGAACCTGTTTAAAATTAATTTCGTCTAGTTGAACTCAAAACCCAAAATCTAAAATGCTGAGAGCCGGGATTGTCGGACTTCCCAACGTTGGAAAATCTACGTTATTCAACGCTTTGGTTGCTAATGCTAAGGCAGAAGCTGCTAACTTTCCTTTTTGTACGATTGAACCGAATGTCGGCGTTGTTGCAGTGCCAGACGAGCGGTTAAATGTTTTAGGTAAGATTTCCAATTCGGCACAAATTATCCCGGCCCGTGTTGAATTCGTGGATATTGCCGGTTTGGTTAAAGGTGCAAGTCAGGGTGAAGGACTAGGGAACCAATTTTTGTCCCATATCCGAGAAGTAGATGCCATTGTTCATGTGGTGCGTTGTTTTGAAAATGATGACATTATCCACGTTGCTGGTTCGGTCGATCCAGCGCGTGACATTGAAACCATTAATTTAGAGCTTGGTTTAGCTGACTTGGCACAAATCGAGCGCCGTATTGAACGCACCCGCAAACAAGCTCGTGCTAGCAAAGAAGCGCAGTTTGAATTAACAGTACTGGAAAAATTAGCTGCGGCATTAAATGAAGGAAAATCGGTGCGGCAACTTAGTTTAACAGAAGAAGAAGCAGCAGTAATTAAACCATTAGGATTGCTGACTGAGAAACCAATAATTTATGCTGCCAATGTGTCTGAAGATGAATTGGCAACTGGTAATGAATACGTAGAAAGAGTGCGGCAGATTGCAGCAACTGAAAATGCTCAAGTTGTTGTAGTTTCAGCACAAGTGGAAGCAGAATTAATTGAATTAGCAGAAGAAGAAAGAGCAGATTTTCTGGCATCTTTAGGTGTAGAAGAAGGTGGTTTGAAATCATTAATTCGTGCCACTTATACACTTTTAGGATTGCGTACTTATTTCACGTCTGGTGAGAAAGAAACTCGCGCCTGGACAATTAAAGCGGGAATGGTAGCACCGCAAGCAGCAGGTGTGATTCATAGCGATTTTGAACGCGGATTTATTCGCGCTGAAACAGTTGCTTACGATGATTTAGTGGCAGCTGGTTCTATGAATTCTGCCAAGGAAAAAGGCTTAGTTCGCAGTGAAGGAAAAGATTACGTCGTTAAGGAAGGCGATGTGATGCTATTCCGGTTCAATGTGTAAAGTTAGTAGTTAGTAGTTAGTGGTTGTAGAGACGTGCCATGGCACGTCTGTACATTGGTTAGTAGTTAGTAGTTAGTGGTTAATAAATAATTTAGTATGACTTTAACTAACAGCTAACTCTTCTCTACTATCTATCTCAACTTGTATAATTTTCAGCAAATTACGTTACTCCGTTAAAAAATAAAAATTAAAATGATTGATATTCCTGTAATTGATTTTTCTCTTTTTACTAATGGTGATGCAATAGCTAAACAAACGGTAGTCGAACAAATCTACCAAGCTTGCCATGAAATTGGCTTTATGTACTTGCAAAATCATGGTATGTCTCAAAATCTGATTGAGCAGGTATTTACACAAAGCAAAAACTTCTTCAATTTACCCTTGGAAGTGAAGCAACAGTTCGCTTGGAGTGATGAATATAGCAATCAGGGGTACGTTGGCATTGAGAGAGAACGCCTTAATCCTAACAAACCAGGTGATCTAAAAGAGGCTTTTAATGTAAGCAAACAAGACACAAAGACATTCTCCGCATCTCCGCGTCTCCCCGTCACCGCGTCGTTTCCTCCTTCCCCTGCGAAAAACCCTTCCATTCTCGCCTTTTACCAAGCTTGTACAGAAGTTGCAGATAGAATTTTGCAAGCGTTTGCTTTGGCTTTGCAATTGCCAGAAGATTTTTTTACTACAAGACACAATCAGCGACTTCACACCTTGCGATTACTGCATTATCCCTCAGTGCAGCAACCACCCCAACCCGGACAGGTGCGTGCTGGTGAGCATTCCGACTATGGCAGTATTACTTTACTGTTTCAAGATGAAGTAGGGGGTTTGGAAGTACAAACAACTTCCGGAAAGTGGATTGCAGCACCTGTAATACCTAGTACTTTAGTAGTCAACACTGGTGATTTGATGCAACGCTGGACAAACCATGTATTTTGCTCTACTAAGCATCGGGTAATAATTCCCAATAACGAGCAAGTGATGCAATCCCGCTATTCTGTGGCCTTTTTCTGTCATCCCAATGACGATACGGAAATTGCTTGTCTTGGCAGTTGTCAAGGAGAGCACCCCCCCATTTATCCACCTATCTTAGCAGGAGAATATCTTCTCAATCGTTTACAAGCAACTTACTGATTGTGCATCTTCTTAAATGCTAAAGAAAATCTTATTTATTTCAGATGTATTTTCTGACTTTAAATAATATTTAATAATTCCTCAATTCAATTATATTGAAAGTTATTTATTCATTTACAAATAAATCACCAGTCACTCGATTTTGGATGCGTGGATTTGTGATGCATGGATTGACGAGGCACGGGTGGCTCTCATAGCGTCGCCACATAGAGTGCCGTCCCACGATTGAAATCGGGGGCTTTGAGTAATGATTGCACTCTCGTTTTTGTTTTCCATAAATGAATAATGGTGGTTTAAACCTTTTATTTTAGATTTCAGATTTTGACTTTAATCCAAAATCCAAAATCTAAAATATAAAATTGTCTCGGTCAGAGTTTACTCTAGGAAATTGTACATGAGATCCAAGAAACGCGATTTCTAATGCCTTTGGATTTTCACAACTAAAAAGGGTTGATTCTACTATGAAAAATTGAATAACAGGTAAGAATCAAGTCAATAACATCATTTAAACAGACAATAACTCTACTATTTGGCATCAAGGTTGCCACTCATAAATTTCATTCATAATAATAATGATAAAAAGCTATATTCATTGGTCAGCCCAACTTCTGACTTGTTTTCAAAATAGACACTCAGGGCATTTGCCCACGATCAACACATAAAAATCTCAGCTTTTGTACGTAGCTTTTTACTGGTTGATTTTCAATATAACCTCACAAAGAAAACAATAAATAAAATATAAAATCTGTATATCATGATACAATTGTCTAAATTTAGAATTTAATTATATTTAGTCTCTAAATATATTTTTTGCTAAATTCAATCCATTTCAATGATATTGTACTAAATACAGATTTACAGTTTTTAAAGAACCAAAACTGTTTTCAGATTCAGGTAGTGAGTTTTGTAAAAAATGGTGTCCTGGCGTTGTTTTGTAGCTTCTGGCTTTATAACTGTGTTCATATTAGGCTGTGGTGATTGGGCAAACTCAGCAGGCAAACATAGCAGTCAAATCGTGCAAGAAACCAATGTAGCTCAGTTGCTTTCAGAAGCACAGATAGCACAAAAGGCAGAAGATTTTTTTAATCAAGGTTATCATTTGTTAAATTCCCATCGCTATGAAGATGCTATAGCGGCTTTTGACAAAGCTACTGCCATTAAACCCCAGCTTGCGGAAGCATGGATTAACCGAGGTAATGCATTAACAGCTTTGCAACGCTATCAAGAAGCCTTAGCATCATATGACCACGCGATCGCCCTTGAGCCTGACAGAGATGAAGCGTGGTATAACCGAGGCAATACCCTAAGTACGCTGCAACGGTACAAGCAAGCGCTAACATCATACGACAAAGCGATCGCCATCAAACCTACCAAGTATGAAGCTTGGATTAACCGAGGAATTGCACTCACAAAATTGCAACGGTACAAACAAGC
It encodes:
- a CDS encoding acetoacetate decarboxylase family protein; amino-acid sequence: MGYPSAPWTLKGYALLTLHLLDVDRVRHLIPKELDIKTVWPGRTVGGVYFSYYSPGSALEYNELIVAPALVSYQGKVGAWVSHIYVDNPDSVVGGREIWGLPKELAEFSWESDRRVTVRQGDRMLCKFKYNQPWLAWPQKFRGSSFSTINADVLLFSAELEARLGLIGSKIEVPAESPFSEIGLGQPFLSFHSDNMSLQVNAPEVVGQRAVEVRV
- the dnaK gene encoding molecular chaperone DnaK produces the protein MAKVVGIDLGTTNSCVAVMEGGKPTVIANAEGFRTTPSVVAFAKNGDRLVGQIAKRQAVMNPENTFYSVKRFIGRRFDEVTHEATEVSYKVLRDSSGNVKLDCPVAGKQFAPEEISAQVLRKLVEDASKYIGETVTQAVITVPAYFNDSQRQATKDAGKIAGIEVLRIINEPTAASLAYGFDKKSNETILVFDLGGGTFDVSILEVGEGVFEVLATSGDTHLGGDDFDKKIVDYLAEAFKKDEGIDLRKDRQALQRLTEAAEKAKIELSSVTQAEINLPFITATQDGPKHLDMTLTRAKFEELCSDLIDRCRVPVENALRDAKLTKNDIDEVVLVGGSTRIPAVQDVVKRILAKEPNQSVNPDEVVAVGAAIQAGVLAGDVTGILLLDVTPLSLGVETLGGVMTKIIPRNTTIPTKKSEVFSTAVDGQTNVEIHVLQGEREMASDNKSLGTFRLDGIPPAPRGVPQIEVVFDIDANGILNVTAKDKGTGKEQSISITGASTLDKSDVERMVKEAESHASEDKARREKIDRKNQADSLAYQAEKQLQELGDKVNAADKSKVEGLVKDLRDAISKEDDEQIKKLMPELQQALFAVGSNIYQQAGGGASAGPTGTSDGASSSGSGDDVIDADFTESK
- the dusB gene encoding tRNA dihydrouridine synthase DusB — its product is MVTLSPSLQARLTTPLLIGNVAVKSRVLQSPLSGVTDLVFRRLVRRYAPESMMYTEMVSATELHHVKQMPKIMEVDPNERPISIQLFDCRPDFMAEAARKAVEEGADTIDINMGCPVNKITKKGGGSSLLRQPKVAEAIVQEVVKAVHVPVTVKTRIGWNDEEIVILDFAKRMQDAGAQMITVHGRTRAQGYNGNARWEWIGRVKEVLSIPVIANGDIFSVEAAVQCLQQTGADGVMCSRGTLGYPFLVGEIDYFLKTGENLAPPTPIQRLECAKEHLQALWEYKGDRGIRQARKHMTWYAKGFVGAGQLRAELSLIESVQQGVDLIDRAIAQLVNGYEIIEENQLAIAQ
- a CDS encoding nuclear transport factor 2 family protein, with protein sequence MNTKITHLPLEVIRNDEAKALDPKDAIAVHELLNRVFLAEDSRDADALRQCVTADLSHHHSLYGALHGREAFVNWVLSNPQFFDGLRHQALNVVTSSEGSDKGRAVSYVLVFQLFSADEALTSFLPRLIAHGIVRDRIVKEDGNWRIAERIYDQFSVLGSLIADSTLRSKASEHLSL
- a CDS encoding aminotransferase class I/II-fold pyridoxal phosphate-dependent enzyme, giving the protein MLNQNQTPLLDTLKVCAERPHAPFYTPGHKRGVGISPKLVDVFGKAVFRADLPELTELDNLFAPSGVIQQAQQLAAEAFGASHTWFLVNGSTCGIEAAILATCGTGDKIILPRNVHSSAIAGLILSGAMPVFVNPEYDPVLDIAHSITPTAVKAALEQHSDAKAVMMVYPTYYGVCGDVNAIAQITHQYNIPLLVDEAHGAHFAFHPQLPTPALQAGADLTVQSIHKTLGAMTQASMLHIQGDRIDRDRLSKALQLVQSTSPSYLLLASLDAARQQMALHGKELISCTLQLADEARRRIAQIPGLSVLQIPPLSPLKKGTGDWGLGIGDWVISGEIGFSCPPFQGEPARCGGSRGSAPLRFADLKHLPFRCSDWRGLGGSPGFIVLDKTRLSVNVSGLGLTGFAAEEILDQQFGVTAEFASLQHLTFIISLGNTQDDIEQLVQAFTKLAPSPLKERGFGGEVLCNDLFKMGDSMRISPREAFFATTETLPTQETAGRICAEIVCPYPPGIPVLMPGEVITKPALEYLQQIQAMGGFISGCADANLKTLKVVKAKP
- the ychF gene encoding redox-regulated ATPase YchF; amino-acid sequence: MLRAGIVGLPNVGKSTLFNALVANAKAEAANFPFCTIEPNVGVVAVPDERLNVLGKISNSAQIIPARVEFVDIAGLVKGASQGEGLGNQFLSHIREVDAIVHVVRCFENDDIIHVAGSVDPARDIETINLELGLADLAQIERRIERTRKQARASKEAQFELTVLEKLAAALNEGKSVRQLSLTEEEAAVIKPLGLLTEKPIIYAANVSEDELATGNEYVERVRQIAATENAQVVVVSAQVEAELIELAEEERADFLASLGVEEGGLKSLIRATYTLLGLRTYFTSGEKETRAWTIKAGMVAPQAAGVIHSDFERGFIRAETVAYDDLVAAGSMNSAKEKGLVRSEGKDYVVKEGDVMLFRFNV
- a CDS encoding isopenicillin N synthase family dioxygenase, whose product is MIDIPVIDFSLFTNGDAIAKQTVVEQIYQACHEIGFMYLQNHGMSQNLIEQVFTQSKNFFNLPLEVKQQFAWSDEYSNQGYVGIERERLNPNKPGDLKEAFNVSKQDTKTFSASPRLPVTASFPPSPAKNPSILAFYQACTEVADRILQAFALALQLPEDFFTTRHNQRLHTLRLLHYPSVQQPPQPGQVRAGEHSDYGSITLLFQDEVGGLEVQTTSGKWIAAPVIPSTLVVNTGDLMQRWTNHVFCSTKHRVIIPNNEQVMQSRYSVAFFCHPNDDTEIACLGSCQGEHPPIYPPILAGEYLLNRLQATY